A window of Sulfurimonas gotlandica GD1 contains these coding sequences:
- a CDS encoding DNA polymerase III subunit gamma/tau yields the protein MLKSLEFNLELHVKESSEVLARKYRPSNFDELIGQDTIAQTLSLALDSNRLSHAYLFSGLRGSGKTSTARIFAKALICEQGMSHEPCGVCQNCKLAVENRHMDIVEMDAASSRKIDDIRDLIEQTKYRPASARFKIFIIDEVHMLTKEAFNALLKTLEEPPAYVKFILATTDPLKLPATILSRTQHFRFKSIATKKIIDHLAHILNLEEIKYETDALEILARSGNGSLRDTLTLLDQAIIYSKNHVDVNTVTDMLGLVDPKFIMDLFSAVFAKDYASLVQYTKILEDYEAEMVVDELIAYLKERMYNQDALFSTLVLDRFFRILSDSKSLFSINADGSFVLSLIFFKMVEALRIKEVDQMIESLQKEIKRPEISSINIEPLKRVQVEAVEPQDQVASTESIQEYYQEEDEMLHQETHIPEPQPEMPNLSLKMFNELIASVKDRNSELGRCFEESISFVSYEEEILTWESCANEECKKTLTHGYSAIKQLVRETFGFETKIKHQACTKEIEEKKNPPEPESLKPELQAQIKQPQMQHEQSMSMIEDAEMGGSASCVTNCSSTENEIKEINGTNIKDEPMVQKAIELFEATKITIQSKI from the coding sequence ATGCTAAAATCTTTAGAATTTAATTTGGAGTTGCATGTGAAAGAGTCTTCTGAAGTATTAGCAAGAAAATATCGTCCATCAAATTTTGATGAGCTTATAGGTCAAGATACTATAGCGCAGACACTTTCACTTGCACTTGACTCTAATAGACTCTCTCATGCATATCTTTTCTCTGGCCTTCGCGGAAGCGGGAAGACTTCAACTGCCCGTATATTTGCAAAAGCTCTTATATGTGAGCAGGGAATGTCGCATGAACCTTGCGGGGTTTGTCAAAACTGTAAACTGGCAGTCGAAAACCGACACATGGATATAGTTGAGATGGATGCTGCATCTTCACGAAAGATAGACGACATTAGAGACCTGATAGAACAAACAAAATACAGACCTGCATCAGCTAGATTCAAAATATTTATCATCGATGAAGTTCACATGCTAACAAAAGAGGCTTTTAACGCGCTTTTAAAGACACTAGAAGAGCCACCAGCGTATGTCAAGTTCATCTTAGCTACGACTGACCCGCTAAAACTTCCTGCGACTATTTTGAGTCGTACTCAACACTTTAGATTTAAATCAATCGCAACCAAGAAAATCATAGATCATTTAGCTCATATTTTAAACTTAGAAGAGATTAAATATGAAACTGATGCTCTGGAAATACTTGCCAGAAGTGGAAACGGAAGTTTAAGAGACACTCTTACTCTACTCGATCAAGCAATCATCTATTCTAAAAATCATGTAGATGTTAACACCGTAACGGATATGCTTGGACTTGTAGACCCTAAGTTTATTATGGATCTCTTTAGTGCTGTCTTTGCCAAAGATTATGCCAGTCTTGTGCAATATACAAAAATACTAGAAGATTATGAAGCTGAGATGGTTGTAGATGAGCTTATAGCTTATCTTAAAGAGCGCATGTACAATCAAGATGCACTCTTTTCTACTCTTGTATTAGATAGATTCTTTAGAATACTTAGTGATTCAAAATCACTATTTAGTATCAATGCTGACGGTTCATTTGTTCTCTCTCTTATATTTTTCAAAATGGTTGAAGCTCTTCGTATAAAAGAGGTTGATCAGATGATAGAATCTCTTCAAAAAGAGATAAAAAGACCTGAGATATCTAGCATAAATATAGAGCCTCTCAAGAGAGTTCAGGTTGAAGCAGTAGAGCCACAAGATCAAGTAGCATCTACCGAATCTATTCAAGAATATTATCAAGAAGAAGATGAGATGCTACATCAAGAGACTCATATTCCTGAGCCTCAGCCAGAGATGCCAAACCTCTCTCTTAAGATGTTTAATGAATTAATAGCTAGTGTAAAGGACAGAAATTCCGAACTTGGTAGATGTTTCGAAGAGTCTATCAGTTTTGTATCTTATGAAGAAGAAATTCTTACTTGGGAGAGTTGTGCAAATGAAGAGTGTAAAAAGACTCTGACTCACGGCTACTCAGCTATAAAACAACTGGTACGTGAGACATTTGGTTTTGAGACAAAGATCAAACATCAAGCCTGCACAAAAGAAATAGAAGAAAAAAAAAATCCACCTGAACCAGAATCTCTAAAGCCTGAGCTTCAAGCACAAATAAAGCAACCTCAGATGCAACATGAGCAGAGTATGTCTATGATCGAAGATGCTGAAATGGGTGGAAGTGCTAGTTGTGTAACTAACTGCTCATCTACTGAAAATGAAATCAAAGAAATCAATGGAACTAACATTAAAGATGAGCCTATGGTTCAAAAAGCCATAGAACTATTTGAAGCTACAAAGATAACTATACAGTCTAAAATTTAA
- a CDS encoding HAMP domain-containing sensor histidine kinase: MLKIHQIFIIKFLLLFVGTLFITSLISYVALKSIIIEHSENHLENAIVMMGLDLEKIDDLDAYSLIVNKHTNLRVTMIDADGVVIAESSADKSTMDNHASRYEIMQANKDEFSHITRYSKTLKVDFLYVAKKFSYRDKNIYIRLSMSLAQVMSDFYSLWSKLFLVFLTVVLIAFYISKRMSARIIYDIEQITIFLDEISNKNYNAIIKTKYFYEFLQISLMLKNLVKKLSTRDKQKRKYTAKLRLMNKQRNDILSAISHEFKNPVASIIGYTQTLQEDPDINPKIREKFLSKISSNGDKISQMLDRLALSVKLENDDLKMEIKRFDMKTLCEEVVSNLSLKYRDREITLEATKTMIEADKTMIELALINLVDNALKYSEVEVNVVLKDNELSVIDKGIGIQEENIDKVTAKFYRVKKNTWDNSMGIGLAMVSYILKMHNSKLQIKSQFAEGSVFSFSLKEMLIK; this comes from the coding sequence GTGCTAAAAATACACCAGATATTTATTATAAAGTTTTTACTTCTTTTTGTAGGAACTCTTTTTATTACATCTCTGATTAGTTATGTGGCTCTTAAATCAATTATAATAGAACATAGTGAAAATCACTTAGAAAATGCCATAGTCATGATGGGACTTGATTTAGAAAAAATAGATGATTTAGATGCTTATTCTCTTATAGTAAATAAACATACAAATCTTAGAGTCACTATGATAGATGCAGATGGTGTGGTCATTGCTGAGTCAAGTGCAGATAAATCAACTATGGATAACCATGCCTCAAGATATGAAATCATGCAGGCAAATAAAGATGAGTTCTCGCATATAACAAGATACTCCAAAACACTCAAAGTAGATTTTTTATATGTAGCTAAGAAGTTTTCTTATCGTGATAAAAATATCTATATCAGACTCTCTATGAGTTTGGCTCAGGTTATGAGTGATTTTTACTCTTTATGGTCTAAGCTTTTTCTTGTATTTTTAACAGTTGTCCTTATCGCATTTTATATCTCAAAAAGAATGAGTGCAAGAATCATTTATGATATCGAGCAAATCACTATCTTTCTAGATGAGATCTCAAATAAAAACTATAATGCCATCATAAAGACAAAGTACTTTTATGAGTTTTTACAGATATCTTTAATGCTTAAAAATCTTGTGAAAAAGTTAAGCACTAGAGATAAACAAAAGCGAAAATATACTGCAAAACTTAGACTCATGAACAAGCAGAGAAATGACATATTGTCAGCTATTTCTCATGAGTTCAAAAATCCTGTTGCTTCAATAATCGGATATACGCAGACACTTCAAGAAGACCCAGATATCAATCCAAAGATACGTGAAAAGTTCCTCAGTAAGATTAGCTCAAATGGAGATAAGATATCTCAGATGCTAGACCGTTTAGCACTGTCGGTTAAGCTAGAAAATGATGATTTGAAAATGGAAATTAAACGCTTTGATATGAAGACCCTTTGTGAAGAGGTCGTCTCAAACCTCTCTTTGAAATACAGAGACAGAGAGATAACTCTAGAAGCTACAAAAACTATGATAGAAGCTGATAAGACTATGATAGAGCTAGCTCTAATCAACCTAGTAGACAATGCTCTAAAGTACTCTGAGGTGGAAGTAAATGTGGTTTTAAAAGATAATGAACTCTCAGTGATAGACAAGGGTATCGGCATACAAGAGGAGAACATAGACAAGGTGACTGCCAAGTTTTACAGAGTGAAAAAAAATACTTGGGACAACTCTATGGGTATAGGGCTAGCTATGGTTAGTTATATTTTAAAGATGCACAACTCTAAACTGCAAATAAAATCTCAGTTTGCAGAGGGCTCAGTTTTTAGTTTTTCTCTTAAAGAGATGCTAATAAAATAG